The Candidozyma auris chromosome 1, complete sequence genome includes a region encoding these proteins:
- a CDS encoding Zn(II)2Cys6 transcription factor — translation MARGRFKVVCSYCRKRKIGCDKKSPCTACVKAGNPYCDALGRPDQKSDEVTDALRLRVATLEKQLFENGIHPMAHLSDDDPKDTINFHDAISRIDHRDNQTWKYMGPFKWVVLVSMDDSLLPIFKSFYQGKERPACADGVAPSFYLHSLDKQVGLFQQPHVQGPDETLRMKLYNTLPSVRAIYLLIDRFFKIAYPYMPILDESDFRESISNLIGGRPDEESRAIISGNDGSSPAIYGILLVVLRISFITLTGGSNRVSNFCFHNSKEELDYLSSQNIGPDFIELANQCLSVYNVTGNICFEAFQLVVALRVYSTVGPETTSYDSRSMTLASLSNHMAYNLWLNRDWHTDRPDFNEKKDLLQKKLWYTLVFLDLDVSLSSGNLMSIVPETFDVRLPIFRPQKSSGHNDESEKMAIEHFHWLERSRLAFTDCIKMTGKVSGNVKISQLERSLMKLEEIYDDLQKNLRETANVPSLTIKDSFIKYTTLKLLLTEHYFLVGVYTHFMYHYIKKEDIVKAITYKNKVITKFASVLFPLIPELANQSMTILSGSTDIFICGPFIQCLCQCSLFIVSALVRFNHKLNSMRSSPDHQILLNTNVEYRGLFNEIEKHLSLLQQCNHIVLSMYDLMKNKYAAANRMSILTRKVTDCASSPDYSKPDAIIKNSIVDGNNLRMCNQLIEECLEKLDFSSVTGYSSSSPTSSTISEIPTEILWESGSLSPFEKYFDFVSIEEMSRYIL, via the coding sequence GGCGAGAGGGAGATTCAAAGTTGTTTGCTCATATTGCAGAAAGCGAAAAATTGGATGCGATAAGAAGTCTCCATGTACAGCATGTGTGAAGGCTGGCAATCCATATTGCGATGCTCTAGGCAGACCTGATCAGAAATCCGATGAAGTCACAGACGCTTTAAGACTTAGAGTTGCAACGTTGGAGaagcaactttttgaaaatggtATTCATCCGATGGCTCACTTGTCAGATGATGATCCGAAGGATACAATAAACTTTCATGATGCCATCAGCCGTATTGACCATCGTGACAACCAGACATGGAAATACATGGGTCCATTCAAATGGGTCGTGTTAGTCTCTATGGACGATTCTCTTCTACcgatcttcaaaagcttttatCAAGGTAAAGAACGACCAGCATGTGCCGACGGTGTGGCCCCGTCGTTCTATCTTCACTCGTTAGATAAGCAAGTGGGTCTTTTCCAACAGCCTCATGTTCAGGGCCCTGACGAAACACTACGAATGAAGCTATACAACACTTTGCCAAGTGTCCGTGCAATCTATTTGCTTATTGATAGGTTCTTCAAAATAGCATATCCATACATGCCAATACTCGATGAAAGCGATTTTCGTGAGTCTATTTCCAATCTTATAGGTGGACGACCAGATGAAGAACTGCGAGCTATAATATCAGGTAACGATGGGTCATCGCCTGCTATTTATGGGATCCTACTAGTTGTACTAAGGATTTCCTTCATCACACTTACGGGAGGGTCGAATAGAGTTCTGAACTTTTGCTTCCACAAcagcaaagaagagcttgattACCTTAGCTCCCAAAATATAGGCCCGGATTTCATTGAGTTGGCGAATCAATGTCTCAGTGTATACAATGTCACAGGCAACATCTGTTTTGAGGCATTTCAATTAGTAGTGGCGCTACGAGTCTACTCTACTGTGGGCCCAGAGACGACAAGTTACGATTCCCGATCCATGACATTGGCATCTCTTCTGAACCACATGGCGTATAACTTGTGGCTCAACCGAGATTGGCACACCGACAGACCGGATTtcaacgagaagaaagacttACTACAAAAAAAGCTATGGTATACTCTTGTCTTCCTCGATCTTGATgtctctctttcttcaggaAACTTAATGAGCATAGTTCCTGAAACTTTTGATGTGCGCTTACCCATCTTCAGACCGCAAAAGTCTAGCGGTCACAATGACGAAAGCGAGAAGATGGCTATCGAACACTTTCATTGGCTTGAGAGGTCGAGATTGGCGTTTACAGATTGCATAAAGATGACGGGGAAGGTTTCGGGAAATGTGAAAATATCCCAACTAGAACGCTCGTTGATGAAATTGGAGGAGATATATGACGACCTACAGAAGAATCTTAGGGAGACCGCTAATGTTCCATCATTGACAATCAAGGATTCTTTTATAAAATATACTACACTCAAGCTATTATTGACAGAGCATTATTTCTTGGTGGGTGTATACACTCATTTTATGTATCATtacatcaagaaagaagacatAGTCAAGGCAATCACATACAAAAATAAGGTCATCACAAAATTTGCGTCCGTCTTGTTCCCTTTGATACCAGAACTCGCAAACCAGTCCATGACGATTCTCAGTGGATCAACAGATATCTTCATTTGTGGGCCATTTATTCAATGCCTTTGCCAGTGCAGCTTATTCATCGTTTCAGCGCTAGTTCGGTTTAACCACAAATTGAACTCGATGAGGAGCCTGCCAGATCACCAGATACTTCTTAATACTAATGTCGAGTATCGCGGGCTATTTAACgaaattgaaaagcacCTAAGCCTACTCCAACAATGCAATCATATTGTACTCAGCATGTACGATCTAATGAAGAATAAGTACGCTGCTGCGAACAGAATGAGTATTCTTACAAGAAAAGTTACTGATTGTGCTTCATCACCGGACTATTCCAAGCCAGACGCAATTATTAAGAATTCCATCGTAGATGGAAACAATCTTCGAATGTGCAATCAATTGATTGAAGAATGTTTGGAAAAGTTGGACTTTTCTTCTGTAACTGGTTACTCGTCGAGCCTGCCAACCAGTTCTACTATTAGTGAGATCCCTACAGAGATTCTCTGGGAATCGGGCAGCTTATCACCATTCGAAAAGTACTTTGATTTCGTCCTGATTGAGGAAATGTCAAGATACATTTTGTGA
- the FDH1 gene encoding formate dehydrogenase (NAD+), with amino-acid sequence MAPKVLLVLYEGGAHAKQEPKLLGCLENELGIRELVESHGYELVTTSNKDPIGSSEVDKHLPETEVIITTPFFPAYITKERIDKAPNLKLCVTAGVGSDHVDLNAANSKNITVAEVTGSNVVSVAEHVMSTILNLVRNIIPSHEMAIQGGWDIAGCAKNEYDLEDKVVATVGAGRIGYRVLERMIPFNPKKLLYYDYQELPPAATDKLNKASELFNGKGNIVERVEKLEDMLAQADVVTINCPLHEKSRGLFNKDTISHMKDGAWLVNTARGAICVAEDVAEAVSSGKLRGYGGDVWYPQPAPADHPWRSFRNKYGGGNAMTPHISGTSLDAQARYAAGTKAILKSYFEKTFDYRKEDLIVIDGDYATKAYGSRK; translated from the coding sequence ATGGCACCAAAAGTTCTTTTAGTATTGTACGAAGGTGGCGCCCACGCCAAACAGGAGCCCAAGTTGTTGGGATGCTTGGAAAACGAATTGGGGATCAGAGAGCTCGTGGAGTCCCATGGGTACGAGTTGGTGACCACTTCCAACAAGGACCCCATTGGCCTGTCAGAGGTAGACAAGCATTTGCCCGAGACTGAGGTGATCATCACCACTCCTTTCTTCCCTGCGTACATTACGAAGGAGAGAATTGACAAGGCCCCCAACTTGAAGCTTTGTGTCACTGCCGGTGTGGGCTCCGATCATGTCGACTTGAACGCAGCCAATTCAAAAAATATAACCGTGGCTGAGGTAACCGGCTCGAATGTTGTCTCTGTGGCCGAGCACGTTATGCTGACCATCTTAAATTTGGTAAGGAATATTATTCCATCGCATGAGATGGCTATTCAGGGCGGCTGGGACATTGCCGGTTGCGCTAAGAACGAGTACGACTTGGAAGATAAGGTTGTTGCAACAGTTGGAGCAGGCAGAATCGGCTACCGTGTGTTGGAGAGAATGATTCCCTTCAACcccaagaagctcttgtacTATGACTATCAGGAGCTTCCACCTGCTGCAACagacaagttgaacaaaGCTTCGGAGCTTTTCAACGGTAAAGGCAACATTGTGGAGagagttgaaaaattggAGGACATGTTAGCCCAAGCTGATGTAGTGACCATCAACTGTCCTTTGCATGAGAAGTCGAGAGGCTTGTTTAACAAGGACACCATTAGCCACATGAAGGATGGCGCTTGGTTGGTTAACACTGCTAGGGGGGCCATTTGCGTGGCTGAGGATGTCGCAGAGGCCGTCAGTTCTGGTAAGCTCAGAGGATACGGTGGCGATGTATGGTACCCACAGCCTGCTCCTGCTGATCACCCATGGAGAAGCTTTAGGAATAAGTACGGTGGAGGTAACGCAATGACCCCACACATTAGTGGTACCTCGTTGGATGCACAGGCCAGGTATGCTGCTGGCACAAAAgcaattttgaagagctaCTTCGAGAAGACTTTCGACTATCGTAAGGAGGACCTTATTGTGATTGACGGTGACTACGCCACCAAGGCCTACGGCCTGCGTAAATAA
- the SDH2 gene encoding succinate dehydrogenase iron-sulfur protein subunit SDH2, giving the protein MLKTFFRPVARLTTSRGLATAAQPRIKKFQIYRWNPDTPEVEPKMQTYEIDLNACGPMVLDALLKIKNEQDSTLTFRRSCREGICGSCAMNIGGQNTLACLCRIDTNTSKDTKIYPLPHMYIVRDLVPDLTHFYKQYKSIQPYLQRDTPPADGRENLQSIEDRAKLDGLYECILCACCSTSCPSYWWNQQQYLGPAVLMQAYRWLIDSRDEASKIRKEMLQNSMSLYRCHTIMNCARTCPKGLNPGRAIAEIKKQMAFD; this is encoded by the coding sequence ATGTTGAAGACATTTTTCAGACCAGTAGCACGTTTGACCACGTCAAGAGGTTTGGCTACTGCAGCGCAACCAAGGATTAAGAAGTTTCAAATTTACAGATGGAACCCGGACACTCCAGAAGTGGAGCCAAAGATGCAAACGTATGAAATCGACTTGAACGCTTGCGGACCTATGGTTTTGGACGCccttttgaagatcaagaatgAGCAAGACTCGACTTTAACCTTCAGAAGGTCTTGCAGAGAAGGTATCTGTGGCTCGTGTGCCATGAACATTGGTGGACAAAACACATTGGCATGCTTGTGCAGAATAGATACAAACACATCCAAAGATACCAAGATCTATCCTTTGCCCCACATGTACATTGTTCGTGACTTGGTCCCCGACTTGACCCACTTCTACAAGCAGTACAAATCCATCCAGCCATACTTGCAGAGAGACACACCCCCAGCTGATGGAAGAGAGAATTTGCAAAGTATCGAGGACAGAGCCAAGTTGGACGGTCTTTACGAGTGCATCTTGTGTGCCTGCTGCTCTACGTCGTGTCCTTCTTACTGGTGGAACCAGCAGCAATATTTGGGTCCAGCTGTGTTGATGCAGGCCTACAGATGGTTGATTGACTCCAGAGACGAAGCTAGTAAGATCAGAAAGGAGATGTTGCAGAACTCCATGTCCTTGTACAGATGTCACACTATCATGAACTGTGCCAGAACGTGTCCAAAGGGCTTGAACCCAGGCCGTGCCATTGCcgaaatcaagaaacagATGGCCTTTGATTAG
- a CDS encoding D-serine ammonia-lyase DSD1, protein MLPHSHYIVPDKARLLDEFKNLKVSDLPVPSLLIDKKKFINNSTRMLSGAKALGVNFRVHIKTHKALEGVRIQLQGDGSYTSDKIVVSTLPEAYMVLPLVDEGIVKDILYGLPVSKSMLPEFARFQSSVPSFKLMVDNISQVNALKEYAAENGCKWTVYVKIDMGTHRAGLEENTERLHSLIREISSTTTIILHGFYCHAGHSYDARSGDDAKALLVSEIKHANLAAKQALAVDPNLQLQLSVGATPTAHISQQVKSIQEIEDALGEKLVGDLELHAGNYSCCDLQQVATGLVDLEDVSIYVLSEVISEYPGRGNIPPGEQLINAGGIAFSKDTGPLPGYGRIVAPVEHREWHVARVSQEHGVLQPLSQRAHFIPYGTKLVIVPQHACMTASNHAWYYVIENDIVTDVWIPAKLW, encoded by the coding sequence ATGTTACCACATTCACATTACATTGTTCCTGATAAAGCCaggcttcttgatgaatttAAAAATTTAAAGGTCTCGGATCTTCCCGTTCCTTCACTTCTTATCGATAAGAAGAAGTTTATCAATAATTCAACTCGTATGCTCCTGGGCGCTAAGGCGCTAGGAGTCAATTTTAGAGTTCACATTAAAACTCATAAGGCGCTTGAGGGTGTGAGGATTCAATTGCAAGGAGATGGCAGTTACACTTCAGACAAAATCGTGGTATCGACACTACCAGAAGCATACATGGTGTTGCcgcttgttgatgagggCATAGTGAAGGACATATTGTACGGCTTACCTGTTTCCAAGCTGATGTTACCAGAATTCGCAAGATTCCAAAGCCTGGTACCTTCATTTAAGCTTATGGTGGATAACATCTCGCAAGTGAATGCTTTGAAAGAGTACGCTGCggaaaatggctgcaaatggaCAGTTTATGTCAAAATCGATATGGGCACTCATAGAGCTGGCCTTGAGGAGAATACGGAAAGACTCCACTCACTTATCAGAGAAATCCTGTCGACTACTACTATCATATTACACGGATTTTATTGTCATGCTGGACATTCATACGATGCGAGATCTGGTGACGATGCAAAGGCCTTACTTGTTTCTGAAATCAAGCATGCAAATCTTGCTGCAAAACAAGCACTTGCCGTTGACCCGAACTTACAGTTACAGTTATCGGTGGGGGCAACTCCTACAGCGCATATTTCTCAGCAAGTGAAGAGTATTCAAGAGATCGAGGACGCCTTGGGTGAAAAGCTCGTGGGGGATTTGGAGCTTCATGCGGGTAATTACTCATGTTGTGATCTTCAACAGGTGGCTACTGGCCTAGTCGATTTGGAAGACGTCTCCATTTATGTTCTTTCTGAGGTAATTTCTGAGTACCCCGGGCGTGGAAACATACCGCCGGGTGAACAGCTTATAAACGCTGGAGGTATTGCTTTCTCCAAGGATACGGGCCCTTTGCCAGGTTACGGGAGAATTGTGGCCCCGGTTGAGCACAGAGAATGGCACGTAGCTCGCGTAAGTCAAGAGCATGgagttttgcagccattgtcCCAGAGAGCACATTTCATCCCTTACGGTACCAAGTTAGTAATAGTACCCCAGCATGCATGCATGACGGCTTCTAATCATGCGTGGTACTATGTTATCGAGAATGACATTGTTACTGACGTTTGGATTCCAGCGAAGCTTTGGTAA
- the YHB1 gene encoding flavohemoglobin, which translates to MTTAPQIYKAQELTEAQKNLIKASVPILESSGLELTKAFYNSMLNGNPEVRPFFNDTNQITYRQPKVLAFALLNYAKNIDDLTPLTDFVKQIVVKHVGLQVRAEHYPVVGNHLITTMGKLLGEKIATPEFVEAWSIAYGNLAQLLIDAEFAEYQKQPWEGFKDFVVTRIEEETDDVKSVYFKPADGSKVAKPLRGQYLGFRFLIPGSDVEKSREYSISEYPESGEYRISVKKLDQGVISNYIHNTLKVGDNIKVAPPAGRFTYQENDKDVVLFAGGIGITPLVSIAEKALKDGKKVTLLYSNQRAESVPFEKWFQQKKEEYPQLFKFIKLNDNENTKLSAEHFDALDLANSEVYMLGPLGYMEFVRGELEKRNKSDINSEFFGPTAV; encoded by the coding sequence ATGACAACAGCACCACAGATATACAAGGCCCAGGAGTTGACGGAAGCCCAGAAGAATCTCATCAAGGCCTCTGTGCCCATTCTTGAGTCTAGCGGTCTCGAACTCACCAAAGCGTTTTACAACTCGATGCTTAATGGGAACCCTGAGGTGAGacctttcttcaatgacaCCAACCAGATCACATACAGACAGCCAAAAGTGTTAGCATTTGCATTGCTCAACTATGCGAAGAATATTGACGACTTGACGCCCTTGACCGACTTCGTCAAGCAGATTGTCGTCAAGCACGTCGGCTTGCAAGTGAGAGCTGAGCACTACCCCGTTGTGGGTAACCACTTGATCACAACTATGGGTAAGCTTTTAGGCGAGAAGATCGCCACCCCAGAGTTTGTGGAGGCTTGGAGCATTGCTTACGGTAACTTGGCTCAGCTTTTGATTGACGCTGAGTTTGCAGAGTACCAGAAACAACCATGGGAGGGATTTAAGGATTTCGTGGTGACTagaatcgaagaagagaccGACGATGTCAAGTCTGTCTACTTCAAGCCCGCTGATGGCTCAAAAGTGGCAAAGCCTTTAAGAGGACAGTACCTTGGTTTCAGGTTCTTGATACCAGGCAGCGACGTTGAGAAGTCCAGAGAATATTCCATCTCTGAGTATCCAGAGTCTGGAGAATACCGTATCTCAGTGAAAAAATTGGACCAAGGTGTCATCTCAAATTACATCCATAACACGTTGAAGGTGGGTGACAACATAAAGGTCGCCCCTCCTGCTGGTAGATTCACGTACCAGGAAAACGACAAAGACGTTGTTCTCTTTGCAGGCGGTATTGGTATCACTCCACTCGTCTCCATTGCTGAGAAGGCTTTGAAGGACGGTAAGAAAGTGACCCTTCTCTACTCCAATCAACGTGCTGAATCGGTGCCTTTTGAGAAATGGTTCcaacagaagaaagaggaataCCCTCAGTTGTTTaagttcatcaagctcaatgacAATGAGAACACAAAGCTCTCTGCTGAACACTTTGACGCCTTGGACTTGGCTAACTCCGAAGTTTACATGCTTGGTCCTCTTGGTTACATGGAGTTTGTTAGAGGCGAGTTAGAAAAACGCAACAAGTCGGACATCAACTCTGAGTTTTTTGGTCCAACTGCAGTTTAA
- a CDS encoding putative nitronate monooxygenase, whose translation MYKQFLERFGLTIPVMQAPMAGVSTVKMAAEVAKAGALGSLPMASVNLIESTESVFEQIKAFRDLAGDKVPVNINFFAHDFAKQVPPGPEERSNWYKLFSHAGQVSETQLKDAVPEFHRINVSFKEFEHKRPEQTAHFIERLASCNVKIVSFHFGLPEPATVQLFHLNNMHVFACVTCVEEAQAALQAGVDALVCQGYEAGGHRGNFLNEGENDTKLTTKELFTEVRELVGASSPVFVVPAGGIVNGKEAGEFIKQGAAAVSMGTVFVTSAESSAPPYIGDVVQGAGEKPETVMTSLVSGKTARTLKTPFIEALQNQSSGNLPSYGYSYYAYKSAAKLFPPGCGFYLAGKNYTKVTPGGKSHDIVRALSRDIKSVLVEE comes from the coding sequence ATGTACAAGCAATTCCTCGAAAGATTCGGACTCACGATACCTGTAATGCAAGCGCCCATGGCAGGGGTGTCTACAGTGAAGATGGCCGCGGAGGTTGCCAAAGCGGGAGCCTTAGGTTCTTTGCCAATGGCGTCAGTCAACTTGATCGAGTCGACAGAGTCTGTTTTTGAGCAGATCAAGGCCTTCAGAGATCTAGCAGGAGATAAGGTCCCagtcaacatcaacttctttgccCACGACTTCGCCAAACAGGTGCCTCCAGGTCCTGAGGAGCGGAGCAACTGGTACAAGCTCTTCTCACATGCTGGCCAGGTGAGCGAAACACAATTGAAAGATGCTGTACCCGAGTTTCACCGTATCAATGTGTCGttcaaggagtttgagCACAAACGCCCCGAGCAAACAGCTCACTTCATCGAAAGACTCGCCTCGTGCAATGTGAAGATCGTATCGTTCCATTTCGGACTCCCGGAACCAGCTACGGTGCAACTTTTCCACCTCAACAACATGCATGTTTTTGCTTGTGTAACATGCGTGGAGGAAGCCCAGGCCGCTTTGCAAGCTGGTGTAGACGCTTTGGTGTGTCAGGGTTACGAAGCTGGTGGTCACCGAGGCAACTTTCTcaatgaaggtgaaaaCGACACCAAGTTGACCACAAAGGAGTTATTTACAGAAGTCAGAGAACTCGTGGGTGCTTCAAGCCCTGTTTTTGTGGTGCCTGCTGGAGGCATTGTCAACGGGAAAGAAGCGGGTGAGTTCATTAAGCAGGGCGCCGCAGCGGTGTCGATGGGCACGGTGTTTGTCACTAGCGCCGAACTGAGCGCTCCTCCTTATATCGGCGATGTGGTACAAGGAGCGGGAGAAAAACCTGAAACAGTAATGACCTCCTTGGTGTCAGGGAAAACCGCCCGAACCCTTAAAACCCCATTTATTGAGGctctccaaaatcaatcCCTGGGAAACCTTCCTCTGTATGGCTACCTGTACTACGCCTATAAatcggctgcgaaattgtTTCCCCCAGGATGCGGGTTCTACTTGGCCGGTAAAAATTACACCAAAGTCACGCCAGGCGGTAAAAGTCACGACATAGTGCGGGCGTTGTCCAGGGACATTAAAAGTGTTCTTGTCGAGGAGTGA
- a CDS encoding mitochondrial 54S ribosomal protein mL53, whose translation MITKYFTKVSVRFNPFSEAAKPVRLFIGRIPGVQKSGCTIDYKILNGNEEPLVKVTFKDKNVMEINPENKRFEDLRAYFDAHSRKLALKDAISE comes from the coding sequence ATGATAACCAAGTACTTCACCAAAGTCTCTGTGCGGTTCAACCCCTTCTCTGAGGCCGCCAAGCCCGTCAGGCTATTTATTGGAAGAATTCCTGGCGTCCAGAAGAGCGGGTGCACAATCGACTACAAGATCTTGAATGGTAACGAGGAGCCACTCGTGAAGGTTACCTTTAAGGACAAAAACGTAATGGAGATCAATCCAGAAAATAAGAGATTTGAAGATTTGAGGGCTTACTTCGACGCCCACTCGAGAAAGTTGGCTCTCAAGGATGCCATTCTGGAGTAA